In a single window of the Caulobacter soli genome:
- a CDS encoding flagellin — protein sequence MISRVSSFAHTSAMTAASLKVQAKLAEQQDQTASGLKSQTYGGMARSTASILTLGNQSARLTADNTAATSAASFVQAAYSAVGSIADLATTIKTQLASMMSSSTLDAGATSQYAADWLTDLQALLNSQQGGTYLFSGQATDTAPVDFSAAGYDPTAGADTSYYGGATTGRTYSSSEGQTVGLSVSANASAFEQLARAIATVAADPSDPDAIASAYALSGTALTGVGTLQETIAIQASSLQSATDRNTAKIDAIDTLVTSMKGADLTQAAVLTTQYQTQLEALFSMINTLSSLSLSKYL from the coding sequence ATGATCAGCCGCGTCTCCAGCTTCGCCCACACCAGCGCCATGACCGCCGCCAGCCTCAAGGTCCAGGCCAAGCTGGCCGAACAGCAGGACCAGACCGCCTCGGGCCTGAAGTCCCAGACCTATGGCGGCATGGCCAGGAGCACCGCCAGCATCCTGACCCTGGGCAACCAGAGCGCCCGCCTGACCGCCGACAACACCGCCGCGACCTCGGCCGCGTCCTTCGTCCAGGCGGCCTATTCGGCGGTGGGCTCGATCGCGGACCTGGCCACCACCATCAAGACCCAGCTGGCCTCGATGATGAGCAGCTCGACCCTGGACGCCGGCGCCACCAGCCAGTACGCGGCCGACTGGCTGACCGACCTGCAGGCCCTGCTCAACAGCCAGCAGGGCGGGACCTACCTGTTCTCCGGCCAGGCCACCGACACCGCCCCGGTCGACTTCTCCGCCGCCGGCTACGACCCGACGGCGGGGGCCGATACGAGTTACTACGGCGGCGCGACCACGGGGCGGACCTATTCCAGCTCGGAGGGCCAGACGGTCGGCCTGTCGGTCTCGGCCAACGCCTCGGCCTTCGAGCAGTTGGCCCGGGCCATCGCCACGGTCGCCGCCGACCCGTCCGACCCCGACGCCATCGCCAGCGCCTACGCCCTGTCGGGCACGGCCCTGACCGGGGTCGGCACGCTGCAGGAAACCATCGCCATCCAGGCCTCGTCCCTGCAGTCGGCCACCGACCGCAACACCGCCAAGATCGACGCCATCGACACCCTGGTCACCTCCATGAAAGGCGCCGACCTGACCCAGGCCGCCGTGCTGACCACCCAGTACCAGACCCAGCTGGAAGCCCTGTTCTCGATGATCAACACGCTCTCGTCGCTGAGCCTGAGCAAGTATCTCTAG
- a CDS encoding SGNH/GDSL hydrolase family protein yields MRAFRPYKRPNKVLPAMTFNAALNIPTGATQGTLLATLTNPFPGETLTLDPDDGRRQWVGNQLQVGPTPGALSDAFNLVRSHPWAATPTVTSVVANFGGLPRFQAALRDAIAGARGPVRIAGFGDSKLRGSGAGTGTFFNTGAAIVCKLVILAKALTTAGLQTSWSSVFGNSNFSNLPGFKDFDPRITGASDWTLTATKSLGGFMWTTTTATSLVFTPQTPVKTLEVHTLLTGDDGSFTITRGADPTPLATVVPPTPVAAATELITTVDLGAPSTDPIQIQRIGGGALAVIGLDGYGPDDKVRIANFSVGGAKSADAIVSDTGYATLTAALRYAPDLGVINLGANDVVTTSGVTTAAYLGRIQTLVTALKGAGADVILTWPAISTIASNGTEAHVADFKDGLKALAATNSAVFIDETVLLGGRVAATADGRFVDGVHDSLAANQIEENPLFDLLWWAYVNRG; encoded by the coding sequence ATGCGCGCATTCCGACCCTACAAGCGCCCGAACAAGGTCTTGCCGGCCATGACGTTCAATGCGGCGCTGAACATCCCGACGGGCGCGACGCAGGGAACGCTGCTGGCGACCCTGACAAATCCATTCCCGGGAGAGACCCTGACCCTCGACCCGGACGACGGTCGACGCCAATGGGTCGGCAATCAGCTCCAGGTCGGCCCGACTCCGGGCGCGCTTTCGGATGCTTTCAACCTGGTGCGGAGCCATCCCTGGGCGGCGACGCCGACCGTAACCTCGGTGGTGGCGAATTTCGGCGGCCTGCCAAGGTTTCAGGCGGCGCTCCGCGATGCGATCGCCGGCGCCAGGGGTCCGGTCCGGATCGCGGGATTTGGCGATAGCAAGCTGCGCGGCAGCGGCGCGGGGACGGGAACGTTCTTCAACACTGGCGCCGCGATCGTTTGCAAGCTGGTGATCCTCGCCAAGGCCTTGACGACGGCTGGCCTTCAGACCAGCTGGAGTTCGGTCTTTGGCAACAGCAACTTCAGCAATCTGCCGGGCTTCAAGGATTTCGACCCGCGCATCACGGGCGCGAGCGACTGGACGCTGACCGCCACGAAGTCGCTAGGCGGCTTCATGTGGACGACGACGACCGCCACGTCGCTGGTCTTCACCCCGCAGACGCCGGTCAAGACGCTTGAAGTTCACACCCTGCTGACGGGCGACGACGGCAGCTTCACGATCACCCGAGGGGCCGACCCGACCCCCTTGGCGACGGTCGTGCCGCCAACGCCCGTCGCCGCGGCGACCGAACTGATCACCACGGTGGATCTTGGCGCTCCGTCGACGGATCCGATCCAGATCCAACGGATCGGCGGCGGCGCCCTGGCCGTGATCGGTCTGGACGGCTATGGCCCCGACGACAAGGTGCGGATCGCGAACTTCTCGGTCGGCGGGGCCAAGTCGGCCGACGCCATCGTGAGCGACACGGGTTACGCGACCCTGACCGCCGCCCTCCGCTATGCGCCCGACCTGGGCGTCATTAATCTGGGCGCCAACGACGTGGTGACGACGTCCGGCGTCACCACGGCCGCCTATCTGGGCCGCATCCAGACCCTGGTCACGGCGCTGAAGGGCGCTGGGGCCGATGTCATCCTGACCTGGCCAGCGATTTCGACCATCGCTTCGAACGGAACAGAGGCCCACGTCGCCGACTTCAAGGACGGGCTGAAAGCGCTCGCCGCGACCAACAGCGCCGTCTTTATCGACGAAACCGTCCTGCTTGGCGGGCGCGTCGCGGCGACGGCGGACGGAAGGTTCGTCGATGGAGTGCATGACTCGCTTGCGGCCAACCAGATCGAGGAGAATCCGCTCTTTGACCTGCTGTGGTGGGCATACGTCAATCGCGGCTAG
- a CDS encoding ATP-binding protein has protein sequence MVVRGRILAAALAALLVGASAAASLAAPAPTPVSPIDARLAAAKDAMMGDPGAALTLSSQALTLAQADTGPHRDEEIAAAQWLQGEALLRLNRAKEAAPVVAAGLATAAAKVPNTKLHGDLVMTQAALEAEQGKVQTALRDFQAAYRIFGKAGQPRGQAVALQNIGSIYQDANDYQKVLHYYAQSAEVYPADQLLALSAANNIGNALMSDEQYDRAVGEFETARKIAQRMGKPQLEARIMANLAIAQAHTGRSDAAKALIDDAHALLRPLPDAQSAQRSVMKAEVQVELARGRPEAAARVLTPLFAGVDLKTTGPADADLHAAAYRTYKQLGEKDLALAHLEAFKRLDDQGQALAASTNAALMAAQFDYANQASRIAQLKAGQLERDIKLARARNLIAAVLLAGAALVVAVLAAAIVSARRSRNLARAANDRLRQANQLLAKAVRARTEFLANTSHEMRTPLNGILGMTEVVLAQPDLDPKLRDRVAVVSAGAQTMRALVDDILDMARIETDGVTLNRAAFDLPKLAHEAVRLWSDKAAAKGLTLTCDLSAAPGRIVEDAGRLRQILFALLSNAVKFTAQGSVRLTLSVEPGPAGERLRIQVADTGPGVPADKLAEVFEPFGQVDSSRTRAHGGAGLGLAICRRLADAMGGQIRLDSTTGAGTTVTVDLPLERTGAGASATPAATQPVATLALKDCALLFCDPNPLTRSVTAAVLRPKVRALNAVASRQDALDAAQGQAFDLALIEAGELGEALGALRDALGPAPIAVLLTADADHEASLRAAGAALIIRKPITAAGLVETLSGLLENQAPGDQGVRAIATA, from the coding sequence ATGGTCGTCAGGGGGCGGATTTTGGCGGCGGCGCTCGCCGCGTTGCTGGTCGGCGCGTCGGCGGCCGCCAGCCTCGCCGCGCCCGCCCCCACGCCCGTCAGCCCCATCGACGCTCGCCTGGCCGCCGCCAAGGACGCCATGATGGGCGATCCGGGCGCCGCCCTGACCCTGTCGAGCCAGGCCCTGACCCTGGCCCAGGCCGACACGGGTCCGCATCGCGACGAGGAGATCGCCGCCGCCCAGTGGCTTCAGGGCGAGGCGCTGCTGCGGCTCAATCGCGCCAAGGAGGCCGCCCCCGTGGTCGCGGCCGGCCTGGCGACGGCCGCCGCCAAGGTTCCCAACACCAAGCTGCACGGCGACCTGGTCATGACCCAGGCCGCGCTGGAGGCCGAGCAGGGCAAGGTCCAGACCGCCCTGCGCGACTTCCAGGCCGCCTATCGCATCTTCGGCAAGGCTGGCCAGCCACGCGGCCAGGCCGTGGCCCTGCAGAACATCGGCTCGATCTACCAGGACGCCAACGACTATCAGAAGGTGCTGCACTATTACGCCCAGTCGGCCGAGGTCTATCCCGCCGACCAGCTGCTGGCGCTGAGCGCGGCCAACAACATCGGCAACGCCCTGATGTCGGACGAACAGTACGACCGGGCGGTCGGCGAGTTCGAGACAGCCCGCAAGATCGCCCAGCGGATGGGCAAGCCCCAGCTGGAAGCCCGGATCATGGCCAACCTGGCCATCGCCCAGGCGCACACCGGCCGTTCCGACGCCGCCAAGGCCCTGATCGACGACGCCCACGCCCTGTTGCGTCCGCTGCCCGACGCCCAGAGCGCCCAGCGCTCGGTGATGAAGGCCGAGGTCCAGGTCGAGCTGGCGCGAGGTCGCCCCGAGGCGGCGGCCCGGGTGCTGACGCCGCTGTTCGCGGGCGTCGACCTGAAGACCACCGGCCCGGCCGACGCCGACCTGCACGCGGCCGCCTACAGGACCTACAAGCAGCTGGGCGAGAAGGACCTGGCCCTGGCCCATCTGGAGGCCTTCAAGCGGCTGGACGACCAGGGCCAGGCCCTGGCCGCCTCGACCAACGCCGCCTTGATGGCCGCTCAGTTCGATTACGCCAACCAGGCCTCGCGCATCGCCCAGCTGAAGGCCGGCCAGCTGGAGCGCGACATCAAGCTGGCGCGGGCCCGCAACCTGATCGCCGCCGTGCTGCTGGCCGGCGCCGCCCTGGTGGTGGCCGTGCTGGCCGCCGCGATCGTCAGCGCGCGCCGCAGCCGCAACCTGGCCCGCGCCGCCAACGACCGCCTGCGCCAGGCCAACCAGCTGCTGGCCAAGGCCGTGCGCGCTCGCACCGAGTTCCTGGCCAACACCAGCCACGAGATGCGCACCCCGCTAAACGGCATCCTGGGCATGACCGAGGTGGTTCTCGCGCAGCCCGACCTGGATCCCAAGCTGCGCGACCGCGTCGCCGTGGTCAGCGCCGGGGCCCAGACCATGCGGGCCCTGGTCGACGACATCCTGGACATGGCGCGGATCGAGACCGACGGCGTCACCCTGAACCGCGCCGCCTTCGACCTGCCGAAGCTGGCCCACGAGGCCGTGCGGCTGTGGTCGGACAAGGCCGCCGCCAAGGGCCTGACCCTGACCTGCGACCTTTCCGCCGCGCCCGGCCGGATCGTCGAGGACGCCGGCCGCCTGCGCCAGATCCTGTTCGCCCTGCTGTCCAACGCCGTGAAGTTCACCGCCCAGGGAAGCGTGCGTCTGACGCTCTCGGTCGAGCCGGGGCCCGCCGGCGAGCGGCTGCGGATCCAGGTGGCCGACACCGGTCCCGGCGTGCCCGCCGACAAGCTGGCCGAGGTGTTCGAGCCGTTCGGCCAGGTCGATTCCAGCCGCACCCGCGCCCATGGCGGCGCCGGGCTGGGCCTGGCCATCTGCCGCCGGCTGGCCGACGCCATGGGCGGCCAGATCCGTCTGGACAGCACGACGGGCGCGGGCACGACCGTCACCGTCGACCTGCCGCTGGAACGGACCGGCGCCGGAGCCTCGGCCACGCCGGCCGCGACCCAGCCCGTCGCGACCTTGGCGCTCAAGGACTGCGCCCTGTTGTTCTGCGATCCCAATCCCCTGACGCGCTCGGTCACCGCCGCCGTACTGCGCCCCAAGGTCCGCGCGCTGAACGCCGTCGCCAGCCGCCAGGACGCCCTGGACGCGGCCCAGGGCCAGGCCTTCGACCTGGCGCTGATCGAGGCCGGCGAGCTGGGCGAGGCGCTCGGCGCGCTCCGGGACGCCCTGGGGCCGGCTCCGATCGCGGTGCTGCTGACCGCCGACGCCGACCATGAAGCCAGCCTGCGCGCCGCCGGCGCCGCCCTGATCATCCGCAAGCCGATCACGGCCGCCGGGCTCGTCGAGACCCTGTCCGGCCTGCTCGAAAATCAGGCGCCGGGAGATCAAGGCGTCAGGGCGATTGCCACGGCCTGA
- a CDS encoding sensor histidine kinase — protein sequence MLNVANAERSEQADHAALITLVETIEALSATRTIEDVAAVVRSAARRISGADGVCFVLRDGDRCWYLDEDAIGPMWKGQRFPMTACISGWAMIHGQTVVIPDIYADDRIPHDAYRPTFVKSLVMTPVRLKDPIAAIGAYWAVGQTPSPDTVVKLETMARATAAAIENANLYASLTQALDRRTFLLRELDHRVKNTLASVQSIARQTLRTAPSPADFAESFESRLMGLSRAHELLTRQGWGRTDLRDVLEAALEPFGGLADPRFTARGPTVTLTAETAVAVHMTLHELMVNAAKHGALKAASGQVGVVWRVEPVDAVPSLVLEWVERGGPPVFVPKRQGFGTRLLEHGVARDLGGEARLTYQPKGLSYRLRVPLSDRVAAETGVPA from the coding sequence GTGCTAAACGTCGCGAACGCCGAGCGTTCGGAACAGGCTGATCACGCCGCCCTCATCACCCTGGTCGAAACGATCGAGGCGCTGTCGGCCACGCGGACGATCGAGGACGTCGCCGCCGTCGTCCGTTCGGCCGCCCGCCGCATCTCGGGCGCCGACGGGGTCTGCTTCGTCCTGCGGGACGGCGATCGGTGCTGGTATCTGGACGAGGACGCCATCGGCCCGATGTGGAAGGGCCAGCGCTTTCCCATGACCGCCTGCATCTCGGGCTGGGCGATGATCCATGGCCAGACGGTGGTGATCCCCGACATCTACGCCGACGACCGCATCCCCCACGACGCCTACCGCCCGACCTTCGTCAAAAGCCTGGTGATGACGCCGGTGCGGCTGAAGGATCCGATCGCCGCGATCGGCGCCTATTGGGCGGTCGGCCAGACGCCCTCGCCCGACACCGTGGTCAAGCTGGAGACCATGGCCCGGGCCACGGCGGCGGCGATCGAGAACGCCAACCTCTACGCCTCTTTGACCCAGGCCCTGGACCGGCGCACCTTCCTGCTGCGCGAGCTGGACCACCGGGTGAAGAACACCCTGGCCTCGGTGCAGTCGATCGCCCGCCAGACCCTGCGCACCGCCCCCTCGCCGGCCGACTTCGCTGAGTCGTTCGAGTCGCGGCTGATGGGCCTGTCGCGGGCCCACGAGCTGCTGACCCGCCAGGGCTGGGGCCGCACCGACCTGCGCGACGTGCTGGAGGCGGCGCTGGAGCCGTTCGGCGGCCTGGCCGATCCGCGCTTCACCGCGCGCGGCCCCACCGTGACCCTCACCGCCGAGACGGCCGTGGCGGTGCACATGACGCTGCACGAGCTGATGGTCAACGCCGCCAAGCACGGGGCCCTGAAGGCGGCCAGCGGCCAGGTCGGCGTGGTCTGGCGCGTCGAGCCGGTCGACGCCGTTCCCAGCCTGGTCCTGGAATGGGTCGAGCGCGGCGGGCCGCCGGTGTTCGTGCCCAAGCGCCAGGGCTTCGGCACGCGCCTACTGGAGCACGGCGTCGCCCGCGACCTGGGCGGCGAGGCCCGCCTGACCTATCAGCCCAAGGGCCTGAGCTATAGGCTGCGCGTGCCGCTGTCGGATCGCGTGGCCGCCGAAACGGGGGTTCCCGCATGA
- the flgK gene encoding flagellar hook-associated protein FlgK encodes MSLSSIIGAAGSALTASQTRIAVANLNVANADDLTYTRKTVTSAVSTTTQTLSDATILRVADSFLSKTVLKTAAAAGGDAVTDTYMQSYDAALGSTASGDDVSSLMTAFATSLSALSSSPDATTKAQLVSDASSLVQGIKSLSGEVQSLRTQANTQIETTVGTINQSLKSLASLNDQIATVSAQGGDATALEDQRDAALTTLSGLMGVSSFVTADNQLRVYTTGGDALLGTTAATLSYTASSTLGAGATYPGSIAGITLNGKDITASQTTGELGALVTLRDQTLPAQQDQLDALASTLIGQVNAVTNAGSAVPAPNSLTSAGTVSATDALSATGTLRVAVTDASGKAVGVQDLDLSSYATVGDLVTALNGVSGLSASIGSDGKLTIAATNSANGVALADDGAGISARFGFNNLLTGSGASDIGVSAKLTSDPSGLPTAALSTTTTLAVGGLALASGDSTIADKLSGLLTTSVSFAATGSQAAKTTSLASYASSFVSGAATMIAAAATQSTNSTAASDAATSRLQNLTAVNIDEELANLTQYQSQYEANAQLISIAKDLFDTLVSMVS; translated from the coding sequence ATGTCGCTGTCCTCGATCATCGGCGCGGCGGGCTCGGCCCTGACGGCGTCGCAGACCCGGATCGCGGTGGCCAACCTCAACGTCGCCAACGCCGACGACCTGACCTACACCCGAAAGACCGTCACCAGCGCGGTCAGCACCACCACCCAGACCCTGTCGGACGCCACGATCCTGCGCGTCGCCGACAGCTTCCTGAGCAAGACGGTGCTGAAAACCGCCGCCGCCGCCGGGGGCGACGCGGTGACCGACACCTACATGCAATCCTACGACGCGGCCCTGGGCTCGACCGCCAGCGGCGACGATGTCTCCAGCCTGATGACCGCCTTCGCCACGTCGCTGTCGGCCCTGTCGTCCAGCCCCGACGCCACGACCAAGGCCCAGCTGGTCTCCGACGCCTCGTCCCTGGTCCAGGGGATCAAGAGCCTGTCGGGCGAGGTGCAGTCCCTGCGCACCCAGGCCAACACCCAGATCGAAACCACGGTGGGCACGATCAACCAGTCGCTGAAGAGCCTGGCCTCGCTGAACGACCAGATCGCCACGGTCTCGGCCCAGGGCGGCGACGCCACCGCCCTGGAGGACCAGCGCGACGCGGCCCTGACCACCCTGTCGGGCCTGATGGGCGTCTCCAGCTTTGTCACCGCCGACAACCAGCTACGCGTCTACACCACCGGCGGCGACGCCCTGCTGGGCACGACGGCCGCGACGCTCAGCTACACCGCCTCCAGCACGCTGGGCGCCGGCGCGACCTATCCCGGATCGATCGCCGGGATCACCCTGAACGGCAAGGACATCACCGCCAGCCAGACCACCGGCGAGCTGGGCGCCCTGGTCACCCTGCGCGACCAGACCCTGCCGGCCCAGCAGGACCAGTTGGACGCCCTGGCCTCCACCCTGATCGGCCAGGTCAACGCCGTGACCAACGCCGGTAGCGCGGTCCCGGCGCCGAACAGCCTGACCAGCGCCGGGACGGTGAGCGCGACCGACGCCCTCTCCGCGACCGGAACCCTGCGCGTGGCGGTGACCGACGCCAGCGGCAAGGCGGTCGGGGTCCAGGACCTGGACCTGTCCAGCTACGCCACGGTCGGCGACCTGGTCACGGCGCTGAACGGGGTCAGCGGGCTCTCGGCCAGCATCGGATCGGACGGCAAGCTGACGATCGCCGCGACCAACAGCGCCAACGGCGTGGCCCTGGCCGACGACGGGGCCGGGATCTCGGCCAGGTTCGGCTTCAACAACCTGCTCACGGGCTCCGGCGCCTCGGACATCGGCGTGTCGGCGAAACTGACCAGCGACCCGAGCGGCCTGCCGACGGCGGCCCTCTCCACCACCACGACCTTGGCGGTCGGCGGCCTGGCCCTGGCCTCGGGCGACAGCACGATCGCCGACAAGCTCTCCGGCCTGCTGACGACCTCGGTCTCGTTCGCGGCGACCGGAAGTCAGGCGGCCAAGACGACCAGCCTGGCGTCCTACGCCTCCAGCTTCGTCTCCGGCGCCGCCACGATGATCGCCGCCGCCGCAACCCAGAGCACCAATTCCACCGCCGCCAGCGACGCGGCCACCTCGCGCCTGCAGAACCTGACCGCCGTGAACATCGACGAGGAGCTGGCCAACCTCACCCAGTACCAGAGCCAGTACGAGGCCAACGCCCAGCTGATCTCGATCGCCAAGGACCTGTTCGACACCCTCGTCAGCATGGTGAGCTGA
- a CDS encoding alpha/beta hydrolase, with the protein MTEHAPLAGPMSPPLSGAPPRSLVILLHGYGSNGEDLIDLAAYWRAALPDTLFLAPDAPQPCPGAPGGRQWWPLTSLTPQARAAGVRVSAADLNAYIDAQLAAHGLTEDRLALVGFSQGTMMALHVGPRRAKALAGIIGYSGMLADPDALAAEGVTKPPILLVHGDADEVLPVSALHQARERLDALGFEVDAHVSPGLGHGLDDQGLKLGARFLASRLT; encoded by the coding sequence ATGACCGAACACGCCCCGCTCGCCGGCCCCATGTCGCCCCCGCTCTCGGGCGCGCCGCCGCGCTCCCTGGTGATCCTGCTGCACGGCTATGGATCGAACGGCGAGGACCTGATCGATCTCGCCGCCTACTGGCGCGCCGCCCTGCCCGACACGCTCTTCCTGGCGCCGGACGCGCCCCAGCCTTGTCCAGGAGCCCCCGGCGGCCGGCAATGGTGGCCCCTGACAAGCCTGACGCCCCAGGCCCGCGCGGCGGGCGTGCGGGTCTCGGCCGCGGACCTGAACGCCTATATCGACGCCCAGCTGGCCGCCCACGGCCTGACCGAGGACCGCCTGGCGCTGGTGGGCTTCAGCCAGGGCACGATGATGGCGCTGCACGTGGGACCTCGGCGCGCCAAGGCCCTGGCCGGAATCATCGGCTATTCGGGCATGTTGGCCGATCCGGACGCCCTGGCCGCCGAGGGGGTCACCAAGCCGCCGATCCTGCTCGTGCATGGCGACGCCGACGAGGTCCTGCCGGTCAGCGCCCTGCATCAGGCCCGGGAACGCCTCGACGCCCTCGGGTTCGAGGTCGACGCCCACGTCTCGCCCGGCCTCGGCCACGGCCTCGACGACCAGGGCCTTAAGCTCGGCGCCCGATTCCTGGCCAGCCGCCTGACCTGA
- a CDS encoding response regulator, with protein MRVLFVEDNQMNRRVIAEMLRAGGVEMDEAEDAPSGLAMIDANAYDLILMDLRMPGMDGLTAIREIRTRTDEKARLPVIVVTADGGSTLEADCHAAGADDVIRKPVDLLTLFTVIGDLIARRGEGELVLG; from the coding sequence ATGCGGGTGCTGTTCGTCGAGGACAATCAGATGAACCGCCGCGTCATCGCCGAGATGCTGCGGGCCGGGGGCGTGGAGATGGACGAGGCCGAGGACGCCCCGTCCGGCCTGGCGATGATCGACGCCAACGCCTACGATCTGATCCTGATGGACCTGCGCATGCCCGGCATGGACGGCCTGACCGCCATCCGTGAGATCCGCACGCGCACCGACGAAAAGGCTCGGCTGCCGGTGATCGTGGTCACCGCCGATGGCGGCTCGACGCTGGAGGCCGACTGCCACGCCGCCGGGGCCGACGACGTCATCCGCAAACCCGTGGACCTGTTGACCCTGTTCACGGTGATCGGCGACCTGATCGCCCGACGCGGCGAAGGCGAGCTGGTGCTGGGGTAG
- a CDS encoding response regulator has product MSDAPRIMIVEDEALVALMVEDLLTDFGCQISGSFGAVDEALAYLQAAAVPPPELDGAVLDVNIGGTMVFPVAERLRAAGIPFVFATGYGALPRPGFEEIVVLNKPINPTLLKNAVEGFGKAA; this is encoded by the coding sequence ATGAGCGACGCGCCACGCATCATGATCGTCGAAGACGAGGCCCTGGTGGCCCTGATGGTCGAGGACCTGCTGACCGATTTCGGCTGCCAGATCTCCGGCTCGTTCGGCGCGGTCGACGAGGCCCTGGCCTATCTGCAGGCCGCCGCCGTGCCCCCGCCGGAGCTGGACGGCGCGGTGCTGGACGTCAATATCGGCGGGACCATGGTGTTCCCGGTCGCCGAGCGCCTGCGCGCCGCCGGCATCCCGTTCGTCTTCGCCACCGGCTACGGCGCCCTGCCCCGCCCGGGGTTCGAGGAGATCGTGGTGCTGAACAAGCCGATCAATCCGACCTTGTTGAAGAACGCGGTCGAGGGGTTCGGCAAGGCGGCGTAG
- a CDS encoding dicarboxylate/amino acid:cation symporter, producing the protein MKTLYVQVLIGIALGVLVGALWPDVGVALKPLGDAFIKLVKLVIAPVIFLTVASGIAHMGDIKAFGRVGLKALVYFEVVSTLALFVGLVVGHILHPGHGFNIDPKALDPKIAAGYLEKAHHGEGLIPYLLHLIPETFFGAFAEGNLLQVLVIAILTGFACTRMGEFGDRMAAGMSDLAKLFFGIIHVVVKLAPLGAFGAMGFTIGKYGIASLVQLGALVATFYVTAIIFVLVVLGAIAWASGFSILKFLAYIREELLIVLGTSSSESALPQLIEKLERLGARKSVVGLVVPTGYSFNLDGTNIYMTLATLFLAQATNTHLSFGQMAALLGVAMLTSKGASGVTGAGFITLAATLAVVPDIPIAALAVLVGVDRFMSECRALTNFVGNGVATLVVARWEGALDRDRLSRELDQGPNASRLEVIEDLPAD; encoded by the coding sequence TTGAAGACGCTCTACGTCCAGGTGCTGATCGGCATCGCCCTGGGGGTTCTGGTCGGGGCGCTGTGGCCCGACGTGGGCGTGGCGCTGAAGCCGCTGGGCGATGCGTTCATCAAGCTGGTCAAGCTGGTGATCGCGCCGGTGATCTTCCTGACCGTCGCCAGCGGCATCGCCCACATGGGCGACATCAAGGCGTTCGGCCGGGTGGGCCTGAAGGCCCTGGTCTATTTCGAGGTGGTCTCGACCCTGGCCCTGTTCGTGGGCCTGGTGGTCGGCCACATCCTGCATCCGGGCCACGGCTTCAACATCGACCCCAAGGCGCTGGATCCCAAGATCGCCGCCGGCTACCTGGAAAAGGCCCATCACGGCGAGGGGCTGATCCCCTACCTGCTGCACCTGATCCCCGAGACCTTCTTCGGCGCGTTCGCCGAGGGCAACCTGCTGCAGGTGCTGGTGATCGCCATCCTGACGGGCTTCGCCTGCACCCGCATGGGCGAGTTCGGCGACCGGATGGCCGCCGGCATGAGCGACCTGGCCAAGCTGTTCTTCGGCATCATCCACGTGGTGGTGAAGCTGGCTCCGCTGGGCGCGTTCGGGGCCATGGGCTTCACGATCGGCAAGTACGGGATCGCCAGCCTGGTGCAGCTGGGCGCCCTGGTGGCCACCTTCTACGTCACCGCCATCATCTTCGTGCTGGTGGTGCTGGGGGCGATCGCCTGGGCCAGCGGCTTCTCGATCCTGAAGTTCCTGGCCTATATCCGCGAGGAACTGCTGATCGTGCTGGGCACCAGCTCGTCGGAAAGCGCCCTGCCCCAGCTGATCGAGAAGCTGGAGCGGCTGGGCGCGCGCAAGTCGGTGGTCGGGCTGGTGGTGCCCACGGGCTACAGCTTCAACCTCGACGGCACCAACATCTACATGACCCTGGCCACCCTGTTCCTGGCCCAGGCCACCAACACCCACTTAAGCTTCGGCCAGATGGCGGCCCTGCTGGGCGTGGCGATGCTGACCTCGAAGGGCGCCAGCGGGGTAACGGGGGCGGGCTTCATCACCCTGGCCGCCACCCTGGCCGTGGTGCCCGACATCCCGATCGCCGCCCTGGCGGTGCTGGTGGGGGTCGACCGGTTCATGAGCGAATGCCGGGCCCTGACGAATTTCGTCGGCAACGGCGTGGCCACCCTGGTGGTCGCCCGCTGGGAAGGCGCGCTGGATCGCGACCGATTGTCGCGGGAATTGGACCAGGGTCCGAACGCCTCCCGCCTTGAAGTCATTGAGGATCTTCCCGCCGACTGA